A single region of the Sulfitobacter geojensis genome encodes:
- a CDS encoding HD domain-containing protein, which produces MSETTGTRLDQQIAFLNEADKLKNTIRATELCDNSRYENSAEHSWHLTLYAMVLADQAAPDVDITRVIKMLILHDLVEIDAGDNPIFGDLDHAAIEKQEQAAADRIFGLLPDDLRDSFRRIWDEFEAAQTPSAQFAKSLDRFQPPMQNLQSGGGSWIDFDVTEQQIHDRVGSKIAIGAPNLWAYAKARIATFFADRSTG; this is translated from the coding sequence ATGAGTGAAACAACAGGGACGCGGCTGGATCAGCAGATCGCGTTCCTGAACGAAGCTGACAAGCTCAAGAACACCATCCGCGCGACCGAGCTTTGCGACAATTCCCGCTATGAAAATTCGGCTGAACATTCGTGGCATCTGACGCTTTATGCAATGGTACTGGCGGATCAGGCGGCGCCGGACGTGGACATCACGCGGGTCATCAAGATGTTGATCCTGCACGATCTTGTCGAAATCGACGCAGGCGACAATCCGATCTTCGGTGATCTGGACCACGCCGCAATCGAGAAACAGGAACAGGCCGCCGCCGACCGCATCTTTGGCCTGCTGCCAGACGACCTGCGCGACAGTTTCCGCCGTATCTGGGACGAGTTCGAGGCGGCACAGACCCCTTCGGCACAATTCGCCAAATCGCTGGACCGTTTCCAGCCCCCGATGCAGAACCTGCAATCGGGCGGCGGCAGCTGGATCGACTTCGACGTCACAGAGCAGCAGATCCACGACCGTGTCGGATCTAAGATCGCCATCGGCGCGCCCAATCTTTGGGCCTATGCCAAAGCCCGCATCGCGACCTTCTTTGCAGATCGGTCCACCGGCTGA
- a CDS encoding class II glutamine amidotransferase, whose translation MCRWAAWQGAPIFASEILTAPDHSLIHQSRDASECKTAINADGFGLAWYDKWPTPGLYRDVHPAWSEPNLKSLAQQVQARLFMAHVRASTGTATSRNNCHPFVQGNWTFMHNGQVGGFDQLRKAADMLIPDDLYPNRKGATDSEALFLVACGAGLETCPKLALEHSVALFEDMARGVECAPHMRMAAALSDGQTLYAVRYASDDRAPSLYYQWNAEWQGWSVVSEPYDTVCGGWKEVPKGSFCRFTPTGVEITPFMPQVRVAEPKLAG comes from the coding sequence ATGTGCCGATGGGCCGCGTGGCAGGGGGCACCGATTTTCGCCAGTGAAATCCTGACCGCGCCGGATCATTCACTGATCCATCAGTCCCGCGATGCAAGCGAATGCAAGACGGCGATCAACGCCGACGGGTTCGGGTTGGCGTGGTATGACAAATGGCCAACGCCGGGGCTGTACCGCGATGTGCATCCGGCATGGTCCGAACCGAACCTGAAATCGCTGGCGCAGCAAGTACAGGCGCGGCTGTTTATGGCGCATGTGCGGGCGTCCACCGGCACCGCGACCAGCCGCAACAACTGCCATCCGTTCGTTCAGGGCAACTGGACGTTCATGCACAATGGTCAGGTGGGCGGCTTTGACCAGCTGCGCAAGGCGGCGGATATGTTGATACCCGATGATCTTTACCCCAACCGCAAAGGCGCGACAGACAGCGAGGCGCTGTTCTTGGTGGCATGCGGGGCAGGGTTGGAAACCTGCCCGAAACTGGCGTTGGAACACAGTGTTGCGCTGTTTGAAGACATGGCGCGCGGCGTGGAGTGCGCCCCGCATATGCGGATGGCGGCGGCGTTGTCGGACGGGCAAACACTTTATGCGGTGCGCTACGCTTCGGACGACCGCGCGCCCTCGCTGTACTACCAGTGGAACGCAGAATGGCAGGGATGGTCGGTGGTTTCGGAGCCCTACGACACGGTCTGTGGCGGTTGGAAAGAGGTGCCCAAAGGCAGCTTTTGCCGTTTTACCCCGACCGGGGTAGAGATCACGCCGTTCATGCCACAAGTGAGGGTCGCGGAGCCCAAACTGGCAGGTTAA
- the typA gene encoding translational GTPase TypA, which yields MELRNIAIIAHVDHGKTTLVDELLKQSGTYRENQATTERAMDSNDLERERGITIFAKPTSVEWKGTRINIVDTPGHADFGGEVERILSMVDGVVLLVDAAEGPMPQTKFVTSKALKLGLKPIVVINKVDKPDGEPDRALDECFDLFASLDATDEQLDFPTMYASGRAGWADHELDGKRDGLDDLFQLILDHVPAPAQVAEADKPFTMLATTLGGDPFLGRLLTGRVETGTLKAGQTIKAMSRDGTLIENFRCTKILAFRGLEQTAIDMAEAGDIVSIAGMTKATVADTLADQSVNEAIPAQPIDPPTITVTFGINDSPLAGRDGKKVQSRVIRERLHKEAESNVAIKISDTPGGDAFEVAGRGELQMGVLIENMRREGFELSISRPQVLFQDIDGVRHEPIEEATIDVDDEYSGAVIEKITGVRKGELVEMKPAGAGKTRIIAHVPSRGLIGYHGEFLTDTRGTGVINRVFHSWAPHKGPIPGRRAGVLISMENGTSVAFALWNLEERGKMMIGAQADVYTGMIIGEHSRENDLEVNPLKGKKLTNVRASGTDEAVRLTTPKILSLEEAIAYIDDDELVEVTPNAIRLRKRYLDPHERKRMAKSA from the coding sequence ATGGAACTGCGCAACATCGCAATTATCGCTCACGTCGACCACGGCAAAACAACGCTGGTTGATGAACTGTTGAAACAATCCGGCACCTATCGTGAAAACCAGGCGACGACCGAACGCGCCATGGACAGCAACGATCTGGAGCGCGAACGCGGCATCACGATTTTCGCCAAGCCGACATCTGTCGAGTGGAAAGGCACACGTATCAACATCGTTGACACGCCCGGCCACGCCGATTTTGGTGGTGAGGTTGAACGCATCCTGTCGATGGTCGACGGTGTTGTCCTGCTGGTGGACGCCGCAGAAGGTCCGATGCCACAGACCAAGTTCGTGACGTCAAAGGCGCTCAAGCTGGGGCTGAAACCCATCGTTGTGATCAACAAGGTCGACAAGCCCGATGGCGAACCCGATCGCGCATTGGATGAATGTTTCGATCTGTTCGCCAGCCTTGATGCCACGGACGAACAGCTTGATTTTCCAACCATGTACGCATCCGGCCGTGCCGGCTGGGCCGATCACGAACTGGACGGCAAGCGTGACGGGCTGGACGATCTGTTCCAACTGATCCTGGATCACGTGCCCGCACCGGCACAGGTTGCCGAGGCCGACAAGCCATTCACCATGCTGGCCACCACATTGGGCGGCGATCCGTTTCTGGGCCGCCTCCTGACCGGTCGCGTTGAAACCGGCACGTTGAAAGCCGGCCAGACGATCAAAGCAATGTCGCGTGACGGCACGCTGATCGAAAACTTCCGTTGCACCAAGATCCTCGCTTTCCGCGGTTTGGAACAAACGGCAATCGATATGGCCGAAGCCGGTGACATCGTGTCCATCGCGGGCATGACCAAGGCAACCGTGGCCGATACCTTGGCTGATCAATCGGTGAACGAAGCCATCCCGGCCCAGCCGATTGACCCACCGACCATTACAGTGACCTTTGGCATCAACGATTCCCCGCTTGCCGGTCGTGACGGTAAAAAGGTGCAGTCCCGCGTGATCCGCGAACGTCTGCACAAGGAAGCCGAATCCAACGTGGCAATCAAAATCAGCGACACCCCCGGTGGTGACGCCTTTGAAGTTGCCGGTCGCGGCGAACTGCAAATGGGTGTTTTGATTGAAAACATGCGCCGTGAAGGGTTCGAATTGTCAATCTCGCGTCCGCAGGTGCTGTTTCAGGACATCGACGGCGTGCGTCATGAGCCCATCGAGGAAGCCACCATCGACGTGGATGATGAATACTCCGGCGCGGTGATCGAAAAAATCACCGGCGTGCGCAAAGGTGAACTGGTCGAGATGAAACCGGCCGGTGCTGGCAAAACCCGCATCATCGCCCATGTGCCATCACGGGGTCTGATCGGGTATCACGGCGAATTCCTGACCGACACGCGCGGGACAGGCGTCATCAACCGCGTGTTCCATTCATGGGCACCGCACAAGGGCCCAATCCCGGGACGTCGCGCGGGCGTGTTGATTTCAATGGAGAACGGCACATCCGTGGCCTTTGCTCTGTGGAACCTCGAAGAGCGCGGCAAGATGATGATCGGTGCGCAAGCTGACGTCTATACCGGTATGATTATCGGTGAGCACAGCCGCGAAAACGATCTGGAAGTGAACCCGCTGAAGGGTAAGAAACTGACCAACGTGCGTGCCTCCGGTACGGATGAAGCGGTGCGGTTGACCACCCCCAAGATCCTTTCGCTGGAAGAGGCGATTGCCTATATCGACGACGATGAACTGGTCGAAGTGACGCCGAACGCAATCCGTCTGCGCAAGCGTTATCTGGACCCGCATGAACGCAAACGCATGGCGAAATCAGCTTAA
- a CDS encoding NADP-dependent isocitrate dehydrogenase: MTKIKVENPVVELDGDEMTRIMWDFIKKKLILPYLDIDLKYYDLGIQARDDTDDQITIDSAEAIKKYGVGVKCATITPDEARVEEFGLKKMWRSPNGTIRNILGGVIFREPIICKNVPRLVPGWTKPIVVGRHAYGDQYRATDFKFPGAGKLTIKFVGEDGTEIEHEVFDAPDSGVVMAMFNLDKSIIDFARASMNYGLAKGWPVYLSTKNTILKQYDGRFLELFQHIYETEFEDKFKEAGITYQHRLIDDMVACAMKWNGGYVWACKNYDGDVQSDTVAQGFGSLGLMTSVLMTPDGKTVEAEAAHGTVTRHYRQHQKGEETSTNSIASIYAWTGALKHRGKLDENEALINFAETLEKVVIGTVESGHMTKDLALLVGPDQGWLTTMGFLEKVDENLNKALIG, from the coding sequence ATGACAAAGATCAAGGTAGAAAACCCCGTTGTCGAGCTCGACGGCGATGAAATGACCCGCATCATGTGGGACTTCATCAAGAAAAAGCTGATCCTGCCCTATCTCGACATTGATCTGAAATATTATGATCTGGGCATTCAGGCGCGGGATGACACCGACGACCAGATCACCATCGATTCAGCGGAAGCGATCAAGAAATACGGCGTTGGCGTCAAATGTGCGACCATCACACCGGATGAAGCTCGGGTCGAGGAATTCGGTCTCAAGAAGATGTGGCGCTCGCCCAACGGCACCATCCGCAACATTCTCGGTGGGGTGATTTTCCGCGAACCGATCATTTGTAAAAATGTGCCGCGCCTTGTGCCCGGCTGGACGAAACCCATCGTTGTCGGCCGCCATGCCTACGGCGACCAGTACCGCGCCACCGATTTCAAATTTCCCGGTGCGGGCAAACTGACGATCAAATTTGTCGGCGAGGACGGCACAGAAATCGAACACGAAGTCTTTGACGCGCCGGATTCCGGTGTGGTTATGGCGATGTTCAACCTTGATAAATCCATTATCGACTTTGCCCGTGCGTCAATGAACTATGGTTTGGCAAAGGGCTGGCCTGTTTATTTATCAACCAAAAATACGATCCTCAAACAATATGACGGGCGGTTTCTTGAACTTTTCCAACATATTTATGAAACCGAGTTCGAGGATAAATTCAAAGAAGCCGGCATCACATACCAGCACCGACTGATCGACGACATGGTCGCCTGCGCGATGAAGTGGAACGGCGGCTATGTCTGGGCCTGTAAAAACTACGACGGCGATGTCCAGTCCGACACCGTAGCGCAGGGCTTTGGCTCTCTCGGGTTGATGACATCGGTGCTGATGACACCCGATGGCAAAACCGTCGAGGCGGAGGCGGCACACGGCACCGTCACCCGCCACTATCGCCAGCACCAGAAAGGCGAGGAAACCTCGACCAATTCCATCGCCTCGATCTACGCTTGGACAGGCGCACTGAAGCATCGCGGCAAGCTGGATGAGAACGAGGCGCTGATCAACTTTGCCGAAACACTAGAAAAAGTGGTCATCGGCACGGTGGAAAGCGGCCACATGACCAAAGACCTTGCGCTGCTCGTTGGGCCGGATCAGGGCTGGCTGACCACCATGGGCTTTCTCGAGAAGGTCGACGAAAACCTCAACAAAGCCCTTATCGGGTAA
- the alaS gene encoding alanine--tRNA ligase, giving the protein MKTLNDIRSTFLSYFDKNGHAVVPSSPLVPRNDPTLMFTAAGMVQFKNLFTGVETRDYTRAASAQKCVRAGGKHNDLDNVGYTARHHTFFEMLGNFSFGDYFKSEAIPLAWDLLTKGFGIDASKLLVTVYHTDDEAVEIWKKHAGLSDDRIIRIATDDNFWSAGPTGPCGPCTEIFYDHGDHIWGGPPGSPEEDGDRFVEIWNLVFMQYEQLEDGTRRDLPNQSIDTGMGIERVAALLQGTNDNYATDLMRSLIEASADASNTDPDGPGKTHHRVIADHLRSTSFLIADGVMPSNDGRGYVLRRIMRRAMRHAHLLGVQDPLMHKLVPSLVGQMGAAYPELGQAQSLITETLHQEETRFKQTLERGLRLLEDEVAGLPEGANLPGQAAFKLYDTFGFPLDLTQDALREKGLAVDTDGFDAAMAEQKAKARAAWSGSGEAADAAVWFDVADKHGVTDFLGYDTEAAEGQIAAVVKDGALADAAQTGENVQIALNQTPFYAESGGQVGDTGTIRTDSGVITVTDTRKAADVFIHFGTVSEGEIKKGQAAVLTVDHARRTAIRANHSATHLLHEALRGALGDHVAQRGSLNAADRLRFDFSHNKALSVDELRQVEREVNDFVRQNTAVETRIMTPDDARALGAQALFGEKYGDEVRVVSMGREEGSGKGSDKSTYSLELCGGTHVRQTGDIGAFVLLGDSASSAGVRRIEALTGAEALTWLREQQTALAGIAEGLKTSPADVPDRVRALMDERKSLSNEVAQLRRELAMAGGGGAAAPEAVDVNGIQFLAQVLQGVTGKDLPALVDEFKATLGSGAVLLIADTGGKAAVAGGVTKDLTDKVSAVDMVKAAVAELGGKGGGGRPDMAQGGGASADNAEAAIAAATAILKG; this is encoded by the coding sequence ATGAAGACGTTGAACGATATCCGCTCCACTTTCCTGTCGTATTTCGACAAGAACGGCCACGCCGTGGTCCCCTCCAGCCCGCTGGTCCCACGCAATGATCCGACCTTGATGTTCACTGCGGCGGGTATGGTGCAGTTCAAGAACCTGTTCACCGGGGTCGAGACGCGCGATTACACCCGCGCGGCCTCTGCTCAGAAATGTGTGCGGGCAGGTGGCAAACACAACGATCTGGACAACGTCGGATACACAGCGCGCCACCATACATTTTTCGAAATGCTGGGGAATTTCAGCTTTGGCGATTACTTCAAATCCGAAGCGATCCCGTTGGCATGGGATTTGCTGACCAAAGGGTTCGGGATCGATGCAAGCAAGCTTTTGGTCACAGTCTATCACACCGATGACGAAGCGGTGGAAATCTGGAAAAAACACGCTGGGCTGAGCGACGACAGGATCATCCGCATCGCGACAGACGACAATTTCTGGTCCGCCGGACCCACCGGCCCCTGCGGCCCCTGTACCGAAATTTTCTATGATCACGGCGATCACATCTGGGGTGGCCCTCCCGGATCGCCCGAAGAAGACGGCGACCGGTTTGTCGAAATCTGGAACCTCGTTTTCATGCAGTACGAACAGCTGGAGGACGGCACGCGGCGCGATCTGCCGAACCAGTCCATTGATACCGGCATGGGGATCGAGCGGGTCGCGGCCCTGTTGCAAGGGACCAACGACAACTATGCCACGGACCTGATGCGCAGCCTGATCGAGGCATCGGCGGATGCCTCCAACACGGACCCTGACGGGCCCGGCAAGACCCATCACCGTGTGATTGCGGACCACTTGCGCTCGACGTCTTTTCTGATTGCCGATGGCGTTATGCCATCAAACGACGGGCGCGGTTATGTGCTGCGCCGCATCATGCGCCGCGCCATGCGCCATGCGCATTTGCTGGGGGTCCAAGACCCGCTGATGCACAAACTGGTGCCATCGCTGGTGGGTCAAATGGGGGCGGCATATCCTGAACTCGGACAAGCGCAATCGCTGATCACAGAGACGCTGCATCAGGAAGAAACCCGCTTTAAGCAGACGCTTGAGCGTGGTTTGCGCCTGCTTGAAGATGAGGTTGCCGGTCTGCCAGAAGGGGCCAACTTGCCAGGTCAGGCGGCGTTCAAGCTGTATGACACATTCGGTTTCCCGCTTGATCTGACACAGGATGCGCTGCGCGAAAAAGGGCTGGCTGTGGACACAGACGGTTTTGATGCGGCTATGGCTGAACAGAAAGCCAAAGCGCGCGCGGCATGGTCTGGCTCTGGCGAGGCGGCGGATGCGGCTGTGTGGTTTGACGTGGCCGACAAACATGGCGTGACCGATTTTCTTGGCTACGACACGGAAGCCGCCGAAGGGCAGATTGCTGCGGTGGTCAAGGACGGTGCATTGGCCGATGCCGCACAGACCGGCGAAAACGTTCAGATCGCGTTGAACCAAACCCCTTTCTACGCCGAATCCGGTGGACAGGTGGGCGACACGGGGACCATCCGCACGGACAGTGGCGTGATCACTGTGACCGATACGCGCAAAGCGGCGGATGTTTTTATCCATTTTGGCACCGTGTCCGAAGGGGAGATAAAGAAAGGGCAGGCGGCTGTTTTGACGGTGGATCATGCGCGCCGCACCGCGATTCGCGCCAACCACTCGGCCACGCACCTGTTGCACGAGGCCCTGCGCGGGGCGCTAGGCGATCATGTCGCGCAGCGCGGATCGTTGAATGCGGCAGACCGGCTGCGGTTTGATTTCAGCCACAACAAGGCGTTGAGCGTTGATGAGCTGCGTCAGGTTGAACGCGAGGTGAACGATTTTGTGCGCCAGAACACCGCGGTGGAAACCCGCATCATGACGCCGGATGACGCGCGGGCCTTGGGCGCGCAGGCGCTGTTTGGCGAAAAATATGGTGACGAGGTGCGTGTTGTGTCGATGGGCCGCGAAGAGGGTTCCGGCAAAGGCAGTGATAAAAGCACCTATTCACTGGAGCTTTGCGGCGGTACCCATGTGCGCCAAACGGGTGATATCGGTGCGTTTGTCCTGCTCGGTGACAGTGCCAGCAGCGCGGGTGTGCGCCGGATCGAGGCGCTGACCGGTGCCGAAGCGTTGACTTGGTTACGTGAACAGCAAACTGCTTTGGCTGGCATCGCTGAAGGGCTAAAAACCTCTCCCGCGGATGTACCGGACCGCGTCCGTGCCCTGATGGACGAGCGCAAAAGCCTGAGCAACGAAGTTGCGCAGCTGCGTCGTGAATTGGCGATGGCCGGTGGTGGCGGTGCTGCGGCCCCCGAAGCGGTTGACGTGAACGGGATCCAATTTTTGGCGCAGGTCTTGCAAGGGGTCACAGGCAAGGATTTGCCGGCGCTCGTCGATGAGTTCAAGGCGACGCTTGGTTCTGGCGCAGTCCTGTTGATTGCGGATACCGGTGGCAAAGCAGCAGTTGCTGGCGGCGTGACCAAGGACCTGACGGATAAGGTCTCGGCCGTTGATATGGTCAAGGCCGCAGTCGCGGAACTGGGCGGCAAAGGCGGCGGTGGCCGTCCCGATATGGCGCAGGGCGGCGGTGCCAGTGCCGATAACGCAGAGGCGGCGATCGCCGCGGCCACTGCCATTTTGAAAGGATAA
- a CDS encoding DMT family transporter translates to MPAHYIWLFFAILTETLGTTALQASQQFTRFWPALAVVVFYGLSFYCMSFALRAMPVGIVYAIWSGLGIVLIAGIGFVLFGQKLDLPALLGLALIIGGILIIHLFSATNTH, encoded by the coding sequence ATGCCCGCCCATTACATCTGGCTGTTCTTTGCCATTCTGACCGAAACCCTGGGCACCACCGCCTTGCAGGCTTCGCAGCAATTCACCCGCTTTTGGCCGGCGCTGGCGGTTGTGGTGTTCTACGGATTGTCGTTTTACTGCATGTCTTTTGCGCTGCGGGCGATGCCGGTGGGCATTGTCTATGCCATCTGGTCCGGTCTGGGGATCGTGTTAATCGCAGGCATCGGATTTGTGTTGTTCGGGCAAAAGCTGGATCTGCCGGCATTGCTGGGGTTGGCGCTGATCATCGGCGGAATCCTGATCATTCACCTCTTTTCGGCCACCAATACACATTAA
- a CDS encoding DUF1330 domain-containing protein encodes MGALWIAHVTVTDEEAYKKYAAGATVAIAEHGGEFIARGGRFVQLEGKERPRNVVARFPDVETAEKCYHSDAYQAALEHARGASERELMIIETSE; translated from the coding sequence ATGGGCGCACTTTGGATTGCACATGTCACGGTCACGGATGAAGAGGCGTACAAAAAATACGCTGCTGGCGCGACGGTGGCGATTGCCGAACACGGCGGCGAATTTATCGCGCGCGGTGGCCGTTTTGTTCAGCTTGAAGGCAAAGAACGGCCGCGCAACGTAGTCGCGCGCTTCCCGGACGTTGAAACTGCGGAAAAGTGTTACCATTCAGACGCTTATCAAGCGGCGCTAGAACACGCACGCGGCGCTTCTGAGCGCGAGTTGATGATCATCGAAACCTCCGAATAA
- a CDS encoding Lrp/AsnC family transcriptional regulator — protein sequence MKEIDTIDRRILLELQRDAAQSLDAIGETVGLSRNACWRRIGALEKAGVIKGRVTLLDAAALGLKLTVFIQLRTSSHTPDWLRSFSTATKSMPEIMGVYRMSGDLDYLIRAQVTDMAGYDRLYQRLIAKVPLSDVSASFVMEEIKETTALPL from the coding sequence ATGAAGGAAATTGACACAATAGACCGCCGTATTCTGCTTGAACTGCAACGAGATGCCGCGCAATCTCTCGACGCGATTGGCGAAACTGTGGGCCTGTCGCGCAATGCCTGTTGGCGGCGCATCGGTGCATTGGAAAAGGCCGGCGTGATCAAGGGGCGCGTAACACTTCTGGATGCTGCCGCCCTTGGGCTGAAACTGACCGTGTTCATCCAGCTGCGCACCAGCTCGCACACGCCAGACTGGTTAAGATCATTTTCGACGGCCACCAAAAGCATGCCCGAAATCATGGGCGTTTATCGCATGTCGGGTGATCTGGATTACTTGATCCGTGCGCAGGTCACGGATATGGCTGGCTATGACCGGTTGTATCAACGGCTGATTGCCAAGGTGCCCCTGTCTGATGTCTCGGCCAGCTTTGTAATGGAAGAGATCAAGGAAACCACCGCCCTGCCCCTTTGA
- the recA gene encoding recombinase RecA, with the protein MATADLLTMTDKKTAEKQKALDSALAQIERQFGKGSIMKLGSEGAIQDIKASSTGSLGLDIALGIGGLPMGRIIEIYGPESSGKTTLTLHCIAEQQKAGGVCAFVDAEHALDPQYARKLGIDIDELLISQPDTGEQALEITDTLVRSGAVNMVVVDSVAALTPKSELEGDMGDSSVGVQARLMSQAMRKLTGSISRSNCMVIFINQIRMKIGVMFGSPETTSGGNALKFYSSVRLDIRRIGALKDRDEVVGNATRVKIVKNKVAAPFKQVEFDIMYGEGISKMGELLDLGVKVGVVDKSGSWFSYGDERIGQGRENAKQFLKDNEAMALDIEDKIRAAHGLDFDGSDKDDGDILEA; encoded by the coding sequence ATGGCAACGGCAGATCTTTTGACAATGACAGATAAAAAAACAGCTGAAAAGCAAAAGGCACTCGACAGCGCGTTGGCGCAAATCGAGCGGCAGTTCGGCAAGGGTTCGATCATGAAACTGGGGTCCGAAGGGGCCATTCAGGACATCAAGGCAAGCTCGACCGGCTCATTGGGGCTGGACATTGCATTGGGCATTGGCGGTCTGCCGATGGGCCGCATCATCGAGATTTACGGGCCAGAATCCTCCGGTAAGACAACGCTGACGCTGCATTGCATCGCAGAACAGCAAAAGGCCGGCGGCGTTTGTGCCTTTGTGGACGCCGAGCACGCGCTGGATCCGCAATATGCCAGAAAGCTGGGCATTGATATTGACGAGCTACTCATCTCGCAGCCCGATACCGGTGAACAGGCGTTGGAAATCACCGATACGCTGGTGCGTTCGGGCGCAGTGAACATGGTTGTTGTCGATTCGGTCGCCGCCCTGACGCCCAAATCCGAACTTGAGGGTGATATGGGCGACAGCTCGGTCGGGGTGCAGGCGCGTCTGATGAGTCAGGCAATGCGTAAACTGACCGGTTCGATTTCGCGCTCCAATTGCATGGTGATCTTTATCAACCAGATCAGGATGAAGATCGGCGTTATGTTCGGTTCTCCCGAAACCACATCGGGCGGGAACGCGTTGAAATTTTATTCCTCCGTGCGATTGGACATCCGCCGCATCGGCGCGCTTAAGGATCGTGACGAGGTTGTCGGCAACGCCACACGGGTCAAGATCGTAAAGAACAAGGTGGCGGCCCCGTTCAAACAGGTCGAATTCGACATCATGTATGGCGAAGGCATCTCCAAAATGGGCGAATTGCTGGACCTTGGCGTCAAAGTGGGCGTCGTGGATAAATCCGGGTCGTGGTTCTCATACGGGGATGAGCGCATCGGGCAGGGGCGTGAAAATGCCAAGCAGTTCCTGAAAGACAACGAAGCGATGGCCCTGGACATCGAAGACAAGATTCGCGCCGCACACGGGCTGGATTTTGACGGGTCGGACAAGGACGATGGCGATATCCTTGAAGCGTGA
- a CDS encoding DUF6356 family protein, with amino-acid sequence MIARIFLDHPAKVDETFLEHMAFALKFSALLFMAAGAALLHAFVPCLCEKTASGIIKTLYERTHNRG; translated from the coding sequence ATGATTGCCCGCATATTCCTGGATCACCCCGCAAAAGTTGATGAAACCTTTCTTGAACATATGGCATTTGCGCTTAAGTTCTCGGCTCTGTTGTTTATGGCGGCCGGCGCGGCGCTGCTGCATGCGTTTGTCCCCTGCCTGTGTGAGAAAACGGCCAGCGGCATCATCAAGACGCTGTACGAACGCACCCATAATCGGGGCTAG